A genomic window from Pseudomonas argentinensis includes:
- the dauA gene encoding C4-dicarboxylic acid transporter DauA has protein sequence MPTLFAACRQSLRSGYSWASLRGDLGAGLTVGIIAIPLAMALAIAVGVAPQHGLYTVLVAAPLIALCGGSRFNISGPTAAFVVILLPITGQFGIGGLLLCTLMAGLILIALGLFKAGRLIEFVPYPVTLGFTAGIGIVIATLQLKDLLGLQLAGQPSHYVQQLQMLWQALPGIQPGDSLVALACLSVLLLWPRLVPRVPGHLVALTAGALLGMALERGGLPVATLGERFSYSVGGISYPGIPPFLPSFAWPWQLPGADGQPLLLSFELIRQLLAPAFAIAMLGAIESLLCAVVADGMTGSKHDPNAELLGQGIGNLVAPLFGGITATAAIARSATNVRAGACSPLAAIIHAGVVLAAIVFLAPLFSYLPMAALAALLLMVAWNMSEAHHVAHTLRIAPRSDVLVLLTCLLLTVLFDMVLAVGVGLLLAAGLFIKRMSELTDARSLPRYSHQALNDLPEHVLALAIRGPLFFGAAQRTLETLRRLDPHIRVVILDVSAVPMLDMTALAALHSTVLEYRQQDIALIVSGASPSLRLKLRRAGLQRAHGRLSYARDLAQARAMCEGWPGDA, from the coding sequence ATGCCCACCCTGTTCGCCGCCTGCCGCCAGAGCCTGCGTAGTGGCTACTCCTGGGCCAGCCTGCGCGGCGACCTGGGGGCCGGCCTCACGGTGGGCATCATCGCCATTCCCCTGGCCATGGCCCTGGCGATCGCCGTGGGCGTGGCGCCGCAACACGGCCTGTACACGGTGCTGGTCGCCGCCCCGCTGATCGCCCTGTGCGGTGGCTCGCGCTTCAATATTTCCGGCCCCACCGCCGCCTTCGTGGTGATCCTCCTGCCGATCACCGGGCAGTTCGGCATCGGCGGACTGCTGCTGTGCACCCTGATGGCCGGGCTGATCCTGATCGCTCTGGGGCTGTTCAAGGCCGGGCGGTTGATCGAATTCGTGCCCTACCCGGTCACCCTCGGTTTCACCGCCGGCATCGGCATCGTCATCGCCACCCTGCAGCTCAAGGACCTGCTCGGCCTGCAATTGGCCGGGCAGCCAAGCCACTACGTACAGCAGCTGCAGATGCTCTGGCAGGCGCTACCCGGCATCCAGCCCGGTGACAGCCTGGTGGCCCTGGCCTGCCTCAGCGTGCTGCTGCTATGGCCGCGGCTGGTGCCGCGGGTGCCCGGGCACCTGGTGGCGCTGACGGCTGGCGCATTGCTGGGCATGGCACTGGAACGGGGCGGTCTGCCGGTGGCGACCCTGGGCGAGCGTTTTAGCTACAGCGTCGGTGGCATCAGCTATCCGGGCATTCCGCCGTTTCTGCCGAGCTTCGCCTGGCCCTGGCAATTGCCGGGCGCCGATGGCCAGCCGCTGCTGCTGTCGTTCGAGCTGATCCGCCAGTTGCTGGCGCCGGCCTTTGCCATTGCCATGCTTGGCGCCATCGAGTCGCTGCTTTGCGCGGTGGTCGCCGACGGCATGACCGGCAGCAAGCACGATCCCAACGCCGAACTGCTCGGCCAGGGCATCGGTAACCTGGTCGCGCCGCTGTTCGGCGGCATCACCGCCACCGCGGCCATCGCCCGCAGTGCCACCAATGTACGGGCCGGCGCCTGCTCACCGTTGGCGGCGATCATCCATGCCGGCGTGGTACTGGCGGCCATCGTGTTTCTCGCACCGCTGTTCAGCTACCTGCCGATGGCGGCGCTGGCCGCCCTGCTGCTGATGGTGGCCTGGAACATGAGCGAAGCCCATCACGTGGCCCACACCCTGCGCATCGCCCCACGCAGCGACGTGCTGGTGCTGCTGACCTGCCTGCTGCTCACGGTACTGTTCGACATGGTGCTGGCGGTGGGCGTCGGCCTGTTGCTGGCGGCCGGGCTGTTCATCAAGCGCATGAGCGAGCTGACCGATGCCCGCAGCCTTCCGCGGTACAGCCATCAGGCGCTGAACGACCTGCCCGAGCACGTGCTGGCGCTGGCCATCCGCGGACCCCTGTTCTTTGGCGCGGCGCAGCGCACGCTGGAAACCCTGCGCCGCCTCGACCCGCATATCCGCGTGGTGATTCTGGATGTCAGCGCCGTGCCGATGCTCGACATGACCGCCCTCGCCGCGCTGCATAGCACCGTGCTGGAATACCGCCAGCAGGACATCGCCCTGATCGTCAGCGGCGCCTCGCCGTCACTGCGCCTGAAGCTGCGCCGGGCCGGCCTGCAGCGAGCCCATGGGCGCCTCAGCTACGCCCGTGATCTAGCCCAGGCACGGGCGATGTGTGAAGGCTGGCCAGGCGACGCCTGA
- a CDS encoding hypoxanthine-guanine phosphoribosyltransferase: MSADLAHIRQVMAEADCLYSEADVEAAITRVAAAINADLAERNPVVFCVMNGGLIFSGKLLTQLDFPLEASYLHASRYRNQTSGGELFWKAKPEVSFIDRDVLIIDDILDEGHTLGAIIDFCHHAGAANVHTAVLIDKDHDRKARPDLKADYVGLPCIDRYIFGYGMDYKGYWRNAPGIYAVKGL, translated from the coding sequence ATGTCTGCCGATCTCGCCCACATCCGCCAGGTAATGGCCGAAGCCGACTGCCTGTACAGCGAAGCCGACGTGGAGGCCGCCATCACCCGCGTCGCGGCGGCCATCAACGCCGATCTGGCCGAGCGCAACCCGGTGGTGTTCTGCGTGATGAACGGCGGGCTGATCTTCTCCGGCAAACTGCTGACCCAGCTCGACTTCCCGCTGGAAGCCAGCTACCTGCACGCCAGCCGCTACCGCAACCAGACCAGCGGCGGCGAGTTGTTCTGGAAGGCCAAGCCGGAGGTGTCGTTCATCGACCGCGACGTGCTGATCATCGATGACATCCTCGATGAAGGGCACACCCTGGGCGCGATCATCGACTTCTGTCACCACGCCGGTGCCGCCAACGTGCACACCGCGGTGCTGATCGACAAGGATCACGACCGCAAGGCACGCCCCGACCTGAAAGCCGACTACGTGGGCCTGCCGTGCATCGATCGCTACATCTTCGGTTACGGCATGGATTACAAGGGCTACTGGCGCAACGCCCCGGGCATCTACGCGGTGAAAGGGCTCTGA
- the upp gene encoding uracil phosphoribosyltransferase translates to MPVLEIRHPLIRHKIGLMRRADISTKNFRELAQEVGALLTYEATKDLRLETYEIEGWAGPVQVEKISGKKITVVPILRAGIGMLDGVLSLIPGAKVSAVGVARNEETLQAHTYLEKLVPEINERLAMIIDPMLATGSSMVATIDLLKKAGCKEIRAMVLVAAPEGIKAVNEAHPDVQIYTASIDQRLNEHGYIIPGLGDAGDKIFGTKQKDA, encoded by the coding sequence ATGCCCGTCCTCGAGATCCGCCACCCGCTGATTCGCCACAAGATCGGCCTCATGCGCCGCGCGGATATCAGTACCAAGAACTTCCGCGAACTGGCTCAGGAAGTGGGCGCCCTGCTCACTTACGAGGCGACCAAGGATCTGCGCCTGGAAACCTATGAAATCGAAGGCTGGGCCGGCCCGGTACAGGTCGAGAAGATTTCCGGCAAGAAGATCACCGTGGTGCCGATCCTGCGGGCCGGCATCGGCATGCTCGACGGCGTGCTCAGCCTGATCCCGGGTGCCAAGGTCAGCGCCGTCGGCGTGGCGCGCAACGAAGAAACCCTGCAGGCGCACACCTACCTGGAAAAGCTGGTGCCGGAAATCAACGAGCGCCTGGCGATGATCATCGACCCGATGCTGGCCACCGGCTCCTCCATGGTCGCCACCATCGACCTCTTGAAGAAGGCCGGCTGCAAGGAGATCCGTGCCATGGTGCTGGTCGCCGCTCCCGAAGGCATCAAGGCGGTGAACGAGGCGCACCCGGACGTGCAGATCTACACCGCATCCATCGACCAGCGCCTCAACGAACATGGCTACATCATCCCGGGCCTCGGTGATGCCGGCGACAAGATCTTCGGCACCAAGCAAAAGGACGCCTGA
- a CDS encoding uracil-xanthine permease family protein gives MHDEYNDPLWRQVLSGAQMLFVAFGALVLMPLITGLDPNVALFTAGLGTILFQIVTGRQVPVFLASSFAFITPIILAKGQFGLAETMGGVVAAGFVYTFLGLAVKIKGTGFIDRLLPPVVIGPVIISIGLAMAPIAANMAMGKAGDGSVLLPYSTAMWISMPTLLTTLIVAVFGRGIFRLVPIISGILVGFALSIYFGALDLGHVATAPWLAVPAFTAPAFNWQAILFIVPVALAPAIEHIGGVIAVGSVTGKNYLKNPGLHRTLLGDGVATSAAGLFGGPPNTTYAEVTGAVMLTKAYNPKIMTWAAIFAIVLAFIGKFGAILQSIPVPVMGGILCLLFGSIAAVGMNTLIRHSVDLSEARNLVIVSVTLVFGIGGVLIGTGDGPDDFGLKGIALCAIVAIALNLILPGNDGWKKKSADEAPDV, from the coding sequence ATGCACGACGAATACAACGATCCGTTGTGGCGGCAGGTGCTGTCCGGTGCGCAGATGCTCTTCGTGGCCTTTGGCGCGTTGGTGCTGATGCCGCTGATCACCGGCCTGGATCCCAATGTGGCGCTGTTCACGGCGGGCCTGGGCACCATCCTGTTCCAGATCGTCACCGGCCGTCAGGTGCCGGTGTTCCTGGCCTCGAGCTTCGCGTTCATCACGCCGATCATCCTCGCCAAGGGCCAGTTCGGCCTGGCCGAAACCATGGGCGGCGTGGTCGCGGCGGGCTTCGTCTACACCTTTCTCGGCCTGGCCGTGAAGATCAAGGGCACCGGGTTCATTGACCGCCTGCTGCCGCCGGTGGTGATCGGCCCGGTGATCATTTCCATCGGCCTGGCCATGGCACCGATTGCCGCCAACATGGCCATGGGCAAGGCCGGTGACGGCAGTGTGCTGCTGCCCTACAGCACGGCGATGTGGATTTCCATGCCAACCCTGCTGACCACCCTGATCGTCGCCGTGTTCGGCCGTGGCATCTTCCGCCTGGTGCCGATCATCTCCGGCATCCTGGTGGGCTTCGCCCTGTCGATCTACTTCGGCGCCCTCGACCTCGGCCACGTGGCCACCGCGCCCTGGCTGGCCGTGCCGGCGTTCACCGCACCAGCGTTCAACTGGCAGGCGATCCTGTTTATCGTCCCGGTCGCCCTGGCACCGGCCATCGAGCACATCGGCGGGGTGATCGCCGTGGGCAGCGTGACCGGCAAGAACTACCTGAAGAACCCAGGCCTGCATCGCACCCTGCTCGGTGACGGTGTGGCCACCTCGGCAGCGGGTCTGTTCGGCGGCCCACCGAACACCACCTACGCGGAAGTCACCGGCGCGGTGATGCTGACCAAGGCCTACAACCCGAAGATCATGACCTGGGCGGCGATCTTCGCCATCGTCCTGGCCTTCATCGGCAAGTTCGGCGCCATCCTGCAGAGCATTCCGGTGCCGGTGATGGGCGGTATCCTGTGCCTGTTGTTCGGCTCCATCGCTGCGGTAGGGATGAACACCCTGATTCGCCACAGCGTCGACCTCAGCGAAGCGCGCAACCTGGTGATCGTCTCGGTGACCCTGGTGTTCGGTATCGGCGGCGTGCTGATCGGTACCGGCGATGGCCCTGACGACTTCGGCCTCAAGGGCATCGCCCTGTGCGCCATCGTCGCCATCGCCCTGAACCTGATCCTGCCCGGCAATGACGGGTGGAAGAAGAAAAGCGCCGACGAAGCGCCCGACGTCTGA
- the hemH gene encoding ferrochelatase produces MTDHALLLVNLGSPASTEVADVRSYLNQFLMDPYVVDLPWPLRRLLVSLILIRRPAQSAHAYASIWWPEGSPLVVLSKRLQAAMKSQWTQGPVELAMRYGEPSLDTVLTRLAGQGITQVTLAPLYPQFADSTTTTVIEEAKRVVRERKLPIRFSILPPFFQDPDYIEALADSARPYLEKEFDHLLLSFHGLPERHLRKLDATGHCLRGPDCCRTASPEVLATCYRAQCMRSAEAFATRMGLRPEQWSVSFQSRLGKDKWIEPYTEARLDELAAQGVKKLLVMCPAFVADCIETLEEIGDRGREQFQGAGGESLELVPCLNDHPSWVAALKRLCERAPQSV; encoded by the coding sequence ATGACCGATCACGCCTTACTTCTGGTCAACCTCGGCTCGCCGGCGTCCACCGAAGTCGCCGATGTACGCAGTTATCTCAATCAATTCCTCATGGACCCCTACGTGGTCGACCTGCCCTGGCCGCTGCGCCGGCTGCTGGTCTCGCTGATTCTGATCCGCCGCCCGGCGCAGTCGGCCCACGCCTATGCGTCGATCTGGTGGCCGGAGGGCTCGCCGTTGGTCGTGCTCAGCAAGCGCCTGCAGGCGGCGATGAAGAGCCAGTGGACCCAGGGGCCGGTGGAGCTGGCCATGCGCTATGGCGAGCCGTCCCTGGACACTGTGCTGACCCGCCTGGCCGGGCAGGGCATCACCCAGGTCACCCTGGCGCCGCTGTACCCGCAGTTCGCCGACAGCACCACCACCACGGTGATCGAGGAGGCCAAGCGCGTGGTGCGCGAGCGCAAGCTGCCGATCCGCTTCTCGATCCTGCCGCCGTTCTTCCAGGACCCCGATTACATCGAGGCCCTGGCCGACAGCGCCCGGCCCTACCTGGAAAAGGAGTTCGATCACCTGCTGCTGAGTTTCCACGGTTTGCCGGAGCGGCACCTGCGCAAGCTCGATGCGACTGGCCACTGCCTGCGCGGACCCGACTGCTGCCGCACGGCGTCGCCCGAGGTGCTCGCCACCTGCTACCGCGCCCAGTGCATGCGCAGCGCCGAAGCCTTCGCCACGCGCATGGGCCTGCGGCCGGAGCAGTGGTCGGTCTCCTTCCAGTCGCGCCTGGGCAAGGACAAGTGGATCGAGCCCTACACCGAGGCGCGCCTCGACGAGCTGGCCGCCCAGGGCGTGAAAAAGCTGCTGGTGATGTGCCCGGCCTTCGTGGCCGACTGCATCGAGACGTTGGAGGAGATCGGTGATCGCGGCCGTGAGCAGTTCCAGGGGGCGGGCGGTGAAAGCCTGGAGCTGGTGCCCTGCCTGAACGACCATCCGAGCTGGGTGGCAGCGCTCAAGCGGCTTTGCGAGCGAGCCCCGCAGAGCGTGTAA
- a CDS encoding TIGR01777 family oxidoreductase yields MHILITGGTGLIGRALCHQWAEQGHQLTVWSRRPEQVPVLCGTRVRGVSRLEEVGDEPLDAVVNLAGAPIADRPWSKARKQLLWESRIGLTERLVTWLQGREQKPAVLLSGSAVGWYGDAGEHIVDEQAKPGADFAAQLCIAWEESAQQAEALGIRVVLLRTGLVLARDGGVLKRMVTPFRFGLGGRIGNGRQWMPWIHIADQIALIDFLLQREQASGPYNACAPHPVRNAEFASELGHAVHRPAIVPLPGFALRAGLGEMALLLLGGQHALPVRAQEAGFEFRFSRLDVALVDLLSLH; encoded by the coding sequence ATGCATATCCTGATTACTGGCGGTACCGGCCTGATTGGTCGGGCGCTCTGTCACCAGTGGGCCGAACAGGGCCATCAACTGACCGTGTGGAGCCGGCGCCCCGAACAGGTGCCGGTGCTTTGCGGAACCCGGGTGCGTGGCGTCTCCCGCCTCGAGGAGGTTGGCGACGAGCCGCTCGACGCGGTGGTCAATCTGGCCGGTGCGCCTATCGCGGATCGCCCGTGGAGCAAGGCGCGCAAACAGCTCTTGTGGGAGAGCCGCATCGGGCTCACCGAGCGCCTGGTGACCTGGCTGCAGGGCCGCGAGCAGAAGCCGGCAGTGCTGCTGTCCGGCTCGGCGGTGGGCTGGTACGGCGACGCCGGCGAGCATATCGTCGATGAGCAGGCCAAGCCCGGCGCCGACTTTGCCGCCCAGTTGTGCATCGCCTGGGAGGAGAGCGCCCAGCAGGCCGAGGCGCTAGGCATCCGCGTGGTGTTGCTGCGTACCGGCCTGGTGCTGGCCAGGGACGGCGGCGTTCTCAAGCGCATGGTCACGCCGTTTCGTTTCGGCCTGGGCGGGCGCATCGGCAATGGACGCCAGTGGATGCCGTGGATTCACATCGCCGATCAAATCGCCCTGATTGATTTTCTCTTGCAGCGTGAGCAGGCGAGCGGTCCTTATAATGCGTGCGCGCCGCACCCGGTGCGCAACGCCGAATTCGCCAGTGAGCTTGGCCACGCCGTGCATCGACCGGCCATCGTGCCGTTGCCGGGCTTCGCCTTGCGCGCGGGGCTTGGGGAAATGGCGCTGCTGTTGCTTGGTGGCCAGCACGCCTTGCCGGTCAGGGCGCAGGAGGCGGGCTTCGAGTTCCGCTTCAGCCGCTTGGACGTGGCGCTGGTCGACCTGTTGAGCCTTCATTAA
- a CDS encoding NAD(P)/FAD-dependent oxidoreductase — protein MTNAVPIAIIGTGIAGLSAAEALHAAGYPVQLFDKSRGSGGRMASKRSDAGALDLGAQYFTARDRRFAATVAQWQARGWVEQWTPSLYQYANGVLSPSADEQVRWVGNPRMSAITRAMLGALPVKFSCRITEVFRGEQHWHLLDADGESHGPFAQVVIATPAPQASALLATAPKLAGTVASVSLEPTWAVALAFREALDTSLEGCFVQDDVLDWTARNRSKPGRDATLDTWVLHASSIWSRQHLDLSREQVIERLHGAFAEMIGCAVPAPVFSLAHRWLYARPSAAHQLGALADADLGLYVCGDWCLSGRVEGAWLSGQEAARKLIAHNQ, from the coding sequence ATGACCAACGCAGTCCCCATCGCCATCATCGGCACCGGCATCGCCGGCCTGTCCGCCGCCGAAGCGCTCCACGCCGCAGGCTACCCGGTGCAACTGTTCGACAAGAGCCGCGGCAGCGGCGGCCGCATGGCCAGCAAGCGCAGCGACGCCGGCGCCCTGGATCTCGGCGCCCAGTATTTCACCGCCCGTGATCGCCGTTTCGCCGCCACCGTGGCCCAATGGCAGGCCCGCGGCTGGGTCGAGCAATGGACACCCAGCCTCTATCAATACGCCAATGGCGTGCTCAGCCCATCGGCCGACGAGCAGGTGCGCTGGGTCGGCAACCCGCGTATGAGCGCCATCACCCGCGCCATGCTCGGCGCGCTGCCGGTCAAGTTTTCCTGCCGCATCACCGAGGTGTTTCGTGGCGAACAGCACTGGCACCTGCTCGACGCCGACGGCGAAAGCCACGGCCCGTTCGCCCAGGTGGTCATCGCCACCCCCGCGCCGCAAGCCAGCGCGCTGCTGGCCACTGCGCCGAAACTGGCCGGCACCGTGGCGAGCGTCAGCCTGGAGCCGACCTGGGCGGTCGCCCTGGCCTTCAGGGAGGCGCTGGACACGTCGCTGGAAGGCTGCTTCGTGCAGGACGATGTGCTCGACTGGACCGCGCGCAACCGCAGCAAGCCGGGCCGCGACGCCACCCTGGATACCTGGGTGCTGCACGCCAGCAGCATTTGGAGCCGCCAACACCTGGACCTGTCCAGGGAGCAGGTGATCGAACGCCTGCATGGCGCCTTCGCGGAAATGATCGGTTGTGCCGTGCCTGCTCCCGTTTTCAGCCTGGCCCATCGCTGGCTGTATGCGCGCCCGTCCGCCGCCCATCAACTGGGCGCGCTGGCCGATGCCGACCTGGGCCTCTACGTGTGCGGCGACTGGTGCCTGTCCGGCCGCGTGGAAGGCGCCTGGCTGAGCGGCCAGGAAGCGGCCCGCAAACTGATCGCCCATAACCAATGA
- a CDS encoding TIGR02450 family Trp-rich protein yields MNSTRHRLTPRKLLLLSKWTAARPQNREKHFLVTELFCGEDGTVLEVELQAVLSKRAQRLDWRQLQDAEQWRMGWR; encoded by the coding sequence ATGAACAGCACCCGACATCGGCTGACGCCGCGCAAGCTGCTGCTGCTGTCGAAATGGACTGCCGCCCGGCCCCAGAACCGCGAAAAGCATTTTCTGGTCACCGAGCTGTTCTGCGGCGAAGACGGCACCGTGCTCGAAGTCGAACTGCAGGCCGTGCTCAGCAAGCGCGCTCAGCGCCTGGACTGGCGCCAGCTGCAGGATGCCGAGCAGTGGCGGATGGGGTGGCGTTGA
- a CDS encoding YbgA family protein, whose product MLVSPLHRRKPALGVSACLLGAEVRYNGGHKASRLCLDQLSEYFDFVPYCPEVAIGLGTPREPIRLVGDPGAPRAVGTVHPDQDHTDALAAYGEQVAAELPAISGYIVMQQSPSCGLERVKVYQDNGHPSEPKGRGIFTRVLTERHPNLPIEEEGRLNDPVLRENFLTRVFTYSQWQTLCESGLTRGKLIEFHARHKYLLMATDPLRYKRLGRLLGDLSGEDLDELASHYIAELMTALKRCATRGTHSNVLQHLSGYLKGALSAEEKQEMQQLISQYREGIIPLVVPLTLLKHHFRQHPDRYIAQQVYLQPHPENLSLRNAL is encoded by the coding sequence ATGCTCGTCAGCCCGCTCCACCGCAGAAAACCCGCGCTTGGCGTCAGCGCCTGCCTGCTCGGTGCCGAAGTTCGCTACAACGGCGGGCACAAGGCGTCGAGGCTGTGCCTGGACCAGTTGAGCGAATATTTCGACTTCGTGCCCTACTGTCCCGAGGTCGCCATTGGCCTGGGTACGCCGCGCGAGCCCATTCGCCTGGTCGGCGACCCTGGCGCGCCGCGAGCCGTGGGCACCGTCCACCCGGATCAGGATCACACCGACGCCCTGGCGGCCTACGGTGAACAGGTGGCAGCCGAGCTGCCCGCCATCAGCGGCTACATCGTCATGCAGCAATCGCCGTCCTGCGGCCTGGAGCGGGTCAAGGTCTACCAGGACAACGGCCACCCGAGCGAGCCGAAGGGGCGCGGCATCTTCACCCGTGTGCTCACCGAGCGCCACCCGAACCTGCCCATCGAGGAGGAAGGCCGGCTAAACGACCCGGTGCTGCGCGAGAACTTCCTGACCCGGGTATTCACCTATTCGCAGTGGCAGACGCTGTGCGAATCGGGTCTCACCCGCGGCAAACTGATCGAATTCCACGCCCGTCACAAGTACCTGCTGATGGCCACCGACCCGCTGCGCTACAAGCGCCTGGGCCGGCTGCTCGGCGACCTGTCCGGGGAGGACCTGGACGAACTGGCCAGCCACTACATCGCCGAGCTGATGACCGCCCTCAAGCGCTGCGCCACCCGCGGCACCCACAGCAACGTGCTACAGCACCTGAGCGGCTACCTCAAGGGCGCCCTGAGCGCCGAGGAAAAGCAGGAAATGCAGCAGCTGATCAGCCAGTACCGCGAGGGCATCATTCCGCTGGTGGTGCCACTGACGCTGCTCAAGCACCATTTCCGCCAGCACCCTGATCGCTACATCGCCCAGCAGGTCTACCTGCAGCCGCACCCGGAAAACCTCAGCCTGCGAAACGCGCTATGA
- a CDS encoding MerR family transcriptional regulator, translated as MSQPTSSEPDASTTQDLVAKGYLPIRDVASITGVNPVTLRAWERRYGLIVPHRTTKGHRLYSPEQVQTIQTVIGWLNRGVSVGQVKSLLRADQPLPAEQASQWQEKRDRLCDAIHALDERRLDERFNAELALYPVQILCQHLLLPLLVTLETRWPQRPGAATERLFLHSWLRSKLGARVYHDNRQHQGQPLMLINLCQSPMSPQLWLCAWLIGTAGCPVDAFDGPMPIGELPLALSRRRPRALLLFCEADSNTSAQSSLQHWLDDHGLPCLLIGIEDQQEAEQLVARAPVSADITVVADPLAALQHLADRHLLE; from the coding sequence ATGAGCCAGCCGACCTCCAGCGAGCCGGACGCCAGCACCACCCAGGACCTGGTTGCCAAGGGCTACCTGCCGATTCGCGACGTGGCCAGCATCACCGGCGTCAACCCGGTCACCCTGCGCGCCTGGGAGCGCCGCTACGGCCTGATCGTGCCGCACCGCACCACCAAGGGCCATCGCCTGTACTCCCCCGAACAGGTGCAGACCATCCAGACCGTGATCGGCTGGTTGAACCGCGGCGTCTCTGTCGGCCAGGTGAAGAGTCTGCTGCGCGCCGACCAGCCGCTGCCCGCCGAGCAGGCCTCGCAGTGGCAGGAAAAACGTGACCGCCTGTGCGATGCCATCCATGCCCTGGACGAGCGGCGACTGGACGAGCGCTTCAATGCCGAACTGGCGCTCTATCCAGTACAGATCCTTTGCCAGCACCTGCTGCTGCCGCTGCTGGTGACCCTCGAAACGCGCTGGCCGCAACGGCCCGGGGCGGCCACCGAACGGCTGTTCCTGCACAGCTGGCTGCGCAGCAAGCTCGGTGCGCGGGTCTATCACGACAACCGCCAGCATCAGGGTCAGCCGCTGATGCTGATCAACCTGTGCCAGTCACCGATGTCGCCGCAGCTGTGGCTCTGTGCCTGGCTGATCGGCACCGCCGGCTGCCCGGTGGACGCCTTCGATGGGCCGATGCCGATCGGCGAACTCCCCCTGGCCCTCAGCCGCCGGCGCCCGCGCGCCCTGCTGCTGTTCTGTGAAGCCGACTCCAACACCAGCGCCCAGTCGTCGCTGCAACACTGGCTCGACGACCATGGCCTGCCCTGCCTGCTGATCGGTATCGAAGACCAGCAGGAGGCCGAGCAACTGGTCGCCCGTGCCCCCGTCTCGGCGGATATCACCGTCGTCGCCGACCCGCTGGCGGCGCTGCAACACCTCGCAGATCGTCATCTGCTCGAATAG